One Microlunatus soli genomic window carries:
- a CDS encoding ABC transporter permease, whose amino-acid sequence MLRYVGFRLLNAIPTLLAISLVAFFIIQLPPGDFLTTRVQALEAQGESADPALVEALRQRYGIDDPFWIQYGKWLTGILFYGDFGLSFQYQRPVGALIAERLPLTLILGVATMLVTWLIALPAGVYSAIKQRKTPDYVISTIGFIALATPNFMAALVLAFIGFQFFGQSVGGLFSPAYVDAPWSLAKIGDLLAHLWIPVVVLALAGTAGIIRTMRANLLDELNKPYVTTARVKGLPERTVIRRYPVRIALNPFVSTVGWSLPQLFDGEVIVAVVLSLGTTGPLLLAALKSQDMYLAGGIILIVAVLTVIGTLLSDILLAVVDPRVRFGKA is encoded by the coding sequence TTGCTTAGGTACGTCGGCTTCCGCCTGCTGAATGCGATCCCGACCCTGTTGGCGATCTCACTGGTCGCGTTCTTCATCATCCAACTGCCGCCCGGAGACTTCCTGACCACCCGGGTGCAGGCACTGGAAGCCCAGGGGGAGAGCGCCGATCCGGCCCTGGTGGAGGCGTTGCGGCAGCGCTACGGCATCGACGACCCGTTCTGGATCCAGTACGGCAAATGGCTGACCGGGATCCTCTTCTACGGCGACTTCGGGTTGTCCTTCCAGTATCAGCGGCCGGTCGGTGCGTTGATCGCCGAACGGCTGCCGTTGACCCTGATCCTCGGGGTGGCGACGATGCTGGTCACCTGGTTGATCGCGTTGCCGGCCGGGGTCTACTCGGCGATCAAGCAACGCAAGACACCCGACTACGTGATCTCGACGATCGGCTTCATCGCGCTCGCCACCCCGAATTTCATGGCTGCGTTGGTGTTGGCGTTCATCGGCTTCCAGTTCTTCGGGCAGAGCGTCGGCGGTCTGTTCTCGCCCGCCTACGTCGACGCACCGTGGAGCCTGGCCAAGATCGGTGACCTGCTGGCCCACCTGTGGATCCCGGTGGTGGTGTTGGCGTTGGCCGGCACGGCTGGGATCATTCGGACGATGCGAGCGAATCTGCTCGACGAGTTGAACAAGCCCTACGTCACGACCGCTCGGGTGAAGGGCCTGCCGGAGCGGACGGTGATCCGCCGCTACCCGGTCCGGATCGCGTTGAACCCGTTCGTCTCGACCGTCGGGTGGAGCCTGCCGCAGCTGTTCGACGGCGAGGTGATCGTGGCCGTTGTGTTGTCGTTGGGCACCACCGGGCCGTTGTTGCTGGCCGCACTGAAATCGCAGGACATGTATCTGGCCGGAGGGATCATCCTGATCGTCGCCGTACTGACCGTGATCGGCACCCTGCTGTCGGACATCCTGCTCGCGGTCGTCGACCCGCGGGTCAGGTTCGGGAAGGCGTGA
- a CDS encoding Gfo/Idh/MocA family protein, whose amino-acid sequence MAKLRLGVIGYGNRGVIAPRAAEADGAAQVVAVVEPHPAGQRRAARELSGVRRVDRVQQILDDDLDAVFVTSPDHLHADQAVTLLENGIAVFVDKPLAITLPDADRILRTAMATGTKLYVGHNMRHMPVITTMHRLIADGAIGEVKAIWCRYFVGDGGDRFFKDWHADRRRVNSLLLQKASHDLDVIHWLAGGYSTRVVGMGAQTLYAAIDDRMDRSDQVVRDWWSHDNWPPGEQRGLNPVVDVEDLSMVQLALDNGVLASYQECHYTPDYWRNYTVIGTEGRLENFGLDGSGVVRIWDRRTDYTEHGDREVPIPEAAGGHHGADPLLLAEFLDFVRTGRPTRTSPIAARQAVAAAALATESMRDNNTPRDVPPLEPELIDYFDAGQPGSR is encoded by the coding sequence GTGGCGAAGCTTCGCTTGGGAGTCATCGGCTACGGCAACCGGGGTGTGATCGCACCGCGCGCTGCCGAGGCAGACGGGGCGGCGCAGGTCGTCGCCGTTGTCGAACCACATCCCGCCGGACAGCGGCGGGCCGCTCGCGAACTGAGTGGGGTCCGTCGGGTCGACCGGGTCCAGCAGATCCTGGACGACGACCTGGACGCGGTCTTCGTCACCTCACCGGACCACCTGCACGCCGATCAGGCGGTGACGTTGCTCGAGAACGGGATCGCGGTCTTCGTCGACAAGCCGTTGGCGATCACGCTCCCCGATGCCGATCGGATCCTGCGGACGGCGATGGCGACCGGCACCAAGCTGTATGTCGGACACAACATGCGGCACATGCCGGTGATCACCACCATGCATCGATTGATCGCCGACGGTGCGATCGGTGAGGTGAAGGCCATCTGGTGTCGCTACTTCGTCGGCGACGGGGGCGACCGGTTCTTCAAGGACTGGCACGCCGACCGCCGCCGGGTCAACTCGCTGCTGCTGCAGAAGGCGTCCCATGATCTTGATGTGATCCACTGGCTGGCCGGCGGCTACAGCACTCGGGTGGTCGGGATGGGTGCGCAGACCCTGTATGCGGCGATCGATGATCGGATGGACCGCTCCGATCAGGTCGTCAGGGATTGGTGGTCGCACGACAACTGGCCGCCCGGTGAGCAACGCGGTCTGAACCCCGTTGTCGACGTCGAGGACCTGTCGATGGTCCAACTGGCGTTGGACAACGGTGTGCTGGCCAGCTATCAGGAATGTCATTACACCCCGGACTACTGGCGCAACTACACCGTGATCGGGACCGAGGGCCGGCTGGAGAACTTCGGTCTGGACGGGTCCGGGGTGGTCCGGATCTGGGACCGGCGCACCGACTACACCGAGCACGGCGATCGTGAGGTCCCGATCCCGGAGGCCGCCGGTGGCCATCACGGCGCCGACCCGCTGCTGCTCGCCGAGTTCTTGGACTTCGTCCGGACCGGGCGGCCGACCCGGACGTCACCGATCGCGGCCCGGCAGGCTGTCGCCGCCGCTGCGTTGGCCACCGAATCGATGCGTGACAACAACACACCGCGAGACGTTCCGCCGTTGGAACCGGAGCTGATCGATTACTTCGACGCGGGGCAACCCGGGAGCCGTTGA
- a CDS encoding LacI family DNA-binding transcriptional regulator yields the protein MAVTLADVAAAAGLSGSTVSRALSDPDKVNAATREKVVRIAGEMGYVPNHTARSLTIGRTDLIGLLVPDIANPFFPPIIKAVQARASAKGRTVVIADIDERPGDELERARQLRKRTDGLVIASPRTTDARLAELSELAPVVFVNREVPDAASVIIDSGDGMAQAVEHLAALGHRVIGYLNGPRRSWSNEQRRQAIGSTADRLGLTVLEYGPYEPQVQSGVHAADLLLAGEATAVIAYDDLIALGVMARLTERGIRTGTDISVIGVDDSPMSAMAYPTLTTIHVPGAEAGTVAVDSLLGLLDGTIEHPEPIRLETRLVVRSSTGPAPR from the coding sequence ATGGCAGTCACCCTTGCCGACGTCGCGGCGGCCGCCGGTCTGTCGGGATCGACGGTGTCACGCGCTCTGTCCGACCCGGACAAGGTCAACGCCGCGACCCGCGAGAAGGTCGTCCGGATCGCCGGCGAGATGGGCTACGTCCCCAATCACACGGCGCGTTCGCTCACGATCGGCCGGACCGATCTGATCGGGTTGTTGGTCCCCGACATCGCCAACCCGTTCTTCCCGCCGATCATCAAGGCGGTCCAGGCGCGTGCGTCGGCGAAGGGCCGGACGGTCGTCATCGCCGACATCGACGAACGGCCGGGCGACGAGCTCGAGCGGGCACGCCAGCTGCGGAAGCGGACCGACGGGCTGGTGATCGCTTCGCCACGAACGACCGACGCCCGCCTGGCCGAACTGTCCGAGCTGGCACCGGTGGTGTTCGTCAACCGCGAGGTGCCAGACGCGGCGAGCGTGATCATCGACTCCGGCGACGGGATGGCTCAGGCCGTGGAACACCTGGCAGCATTGGGACACCGCGTCATCGGCTACCTCAACGGGCCGCGCCGCTCGTGGTCCAACGAACAGCGTCGCCAGGCGATCGGCAGCACCGCCGATCGCCTCGGACTCACCGTGCTCGAGTACGGCCCGTACGAGCCACAGGTGCAGTCCGGCGTGCATGCCGCAGATCTCCTGCTGGCCGGCGAGGCCACCGCCGTGATCGCCTATGACGACCTGATCGCACTCGGCGTGATGGCCCGACTGACCGAGCGCGGGATCCGGACCGGGACCGACATCAGCGTGATCGGTGTCGACGACAGCCCGATGTCGGCGATGGCCTACCCCACCCTGACCACGATCCATGTGCCGGGCGCCGAAGCGGGAACGGTCGCGGTGGACAGCCTGCTGGGGTTGCTGGACGGGACGATCGAGCACCCCGAGCCGATCCGGCTGGAGACCCGATTGGTGGTCCGCAGCTCAACCGGACCGGCGCCGCGCTGA
- a CDS encoding 6-phosphogluconolactonase — MTTIEATVGELSVRLLPDEPALGSAAARGAAEAIGAAVAANGSARVVIATGNSQYAFVEALAEEDIDWSVVTVFHMDEYIGIDDDHPASFQRWIRERIEQRFHPARVEYIGGRGDPQAEADRYEALLRSAPIDLVCMGIGENGHLAFNEPGAADFTDQRWARVITLTEESQRQQVGEGHFASMDVVPKTAISLTIPALLSAGRVQVCAPESRKAKAVHETLTAEISNACPATILRACGNAVLFLEPRSAELLDGVFDRAEV, encoded by the coding sequence CGACGAGCCCGCGCTCGGATCGGCGGCGGCGCGCGGCGCCGCCGAGGCCATCGGTGCAGCGGTCGCGGCCAACGGCTCGGCGCGGGTCGTGATCGCCACCGGCAACTCGCAGTACGCGTTCGTCGAGGCGCTCGCCGAGGAGGACATCGACTGGTCGGTGGTGACGGTCTTCCACATGGACGAATACATCGGTATCGACGACGACCATCCGGCGAGCTTCCAGCGCTGGATCCGGGAACGGATCGAGCAGCGTTTCCACCCGGCGCGGGTCGAATACATCGGCGGCCGGGGCGATCCGCAGGCCGAGGCGGACCGGTACGAGGCGTTGCTGCGCTCGGCGCCGATCGACCTGGTCTGCATGGGAATCGGGGAGAACGGCCACCTGGCTTTCAACGAGCCGGGAGCGGCCGATTTCACCGATCAGCGATGGGCTCGGGTGATCACGCTGACCGAGGAGTCGCAGCGTCAGCAGGTCGGTGAAGGACACTTCGCGAGCATGGACGTGGTGCCCAAGACCGCGATCTCCCTGACCATCCCCGCGCTGTTGTCGGCCGGCCGGGTACAGGTCTGTGCCCCCGAGTCCCGCAAGGCCAAGGCGGTGCACGAGACGTTGACGGCCGAGATCAGCAATGCGTGTCCGGCAACCATCCTGCGGGCCTGCGGCAATGCGGTGCTCTTCCTGGAGCCGCGGTCGGCCGAGTTGCTGGACGGAGTGTTCGATCGCGCCGAGGTCTGA
- a CDS encoding ABC transporter ATP-binding protein has translation MTASEPSRDLILDIGGLRTSFFTDTGEVKAVDGVSLQLRRGRTTCIVGESGSGKSALARSVLQVVDQPGRIVGGRIDYRPAADEPAIDLAGFDPRGRAIRAIRGKEIGMIFQEPMAALSPVHTIGRQIADLLTQHEGIRWRDRRCRERIVAALEEVGIPRPEERFDAYTFQLSGGMRQRAMIAMAMITRPRLLIADEPTTALDVTTQAQILDLLRQEKENSGMSLLFITHDLGVVAEIADDVVVMRHGAVQETGPVDQIFSDPQHSYTRELLDSLPQRAERIAVPSETASRIRPVAPPPAAVAPTEPILTVEDLRMEFRAASGRRFRRSESNVVKAVDGVSFAVPKGRTLGIVGESGCGKTTLGRTILRAYRPTAGMINYAADDGVVDLAPLSERELLPYRQQIRMVFQDPYGSLNPRMTVADVVTEPLRAAGRTARSELEDRAREAMLRVGLQPDVLHRYPHAFSGGQRQRISIARALITEPTIVVADEAVSALDVSVRAQVLDLFADLQQELGLTYLFISHDLSVVERSCDEVAVMYFGKIVEHRPTAELFTDPQHGYTKALLSAVPISDPAQRGNRQRISYRPEEEPAAVG, from the coding sequence ATGACAGCATCGGAACCGAGCCGGGACCTGATCCTGGACATCGGGGGCCTGCGGACCTCCTTCTTCACCGACACCGGGGAGGTCAAGGCCGTCGACGGCGTCAGCCTGCAGTTGCGGCGGGGGAGGACGACATGCATCGTCGGCGAGTCCGGCTCGGGCAAGTCGGCCCTGGCCCGATCGGTCCTGCAGGTCGTCGATCAACCCGGTCGGATCGTCGGCGGCAGGATCGACTACCGCCCGGCAGCCGATGAGCCTGCCATCGATCTGGCCGGCTTCGATCCGCGCGGCAGGGCGATCCGCGCGATCCGCGGCAAGGAGATCGGGATGATCTTCCAGGAACCGATGGCCGCGCTCAGCCCGGTGCACACGATCGGCAGACAGATCGCCGATCTGCTCACCCAACATGAAGGCATTCGCTGGCGCGACCGGCGCTGTCGGGAACGGATCGTGGCCGCCCTGGAGGAGGTCGGCATCCCGCGACCGGAAGAACGCTTCGACGCCTACACCTTCCAGCTGTCCGGCGGGATGCGGCAGCGGGCGATGATCGCGATGGCGATGATCACCCGGCCGCGGCTGCTGATCGCCGACGAGCCGACCACTGCGCTCGACGTCACGACCCAGGCCCAGATCCTCGATCTGTTGCGACAGGAGAAGGAGAACAGCGGCATGTCGTTGCTGTTCATCACCCACGATCTCGGCGTGGTCGCCGAGATCGCCGACGACGTGGTCGTGATGCGGCACGGTGCAGTCCAGGAGACCGGACCGGTCGACCAGATCTTCTCCGATCCGCAGCACAGCTACACCCGGGAATTGCTGGACTCCCTTCCCCAGCGGGCCGAACGCATCGCCGTCCCGTCCGAGACGGCGTCGCGGATCCGTCCGGTGGCACCGCCGCCGGCGGCTGTTGCACCGACGGAGCCGATCTTGACGGTCGAGGATCTGCGGATGGAGTTCCGGGCAGCGTCCGGCCGCCGGTTCCGGCGTTCGGAAAGCAATGTCGTCAAGGCCGTCGACGGCGTCTCTTTTGCGGTGCCGAAGGGGCGCACGTTGGGCATTGTCGGCGAGTCCGGGTGCGGCAAGACAACGCTCGGCCGGACCATCCTGCGGGCCTACCGGCCGACGGCCGGCATGATCAACTATGCGGCCGACGACGGCGTTGTCGATCTTGCTCCGCTCAGTGAGCGCGAGTTGCTGCCGTACCGGCAACAGATCCGGATGGTGTTCCAGGATCCGTATGGCTCGCTCAACCCGCGGATGACCGTCGCCGACGTGGTGACCGAGCCGCTCCGTGCGGCCGGGCGTACGGCGCGGTCGGAGCTGGAAGACCGGGCCCGCGAGGCGATGCTCCGAGTCGGTCTGCAGCCGGACGTGCTGCACCGCTATCCGCATGCCTTCTCCGGCGGACAGCGGCAACGGATCAGCATCGCTCGGGCATTGATCACCGAACCGACCATCGTGGTGGCCGACGAGGCCGTCTCGGCCCTCGACGTGTCGGTGCGGGCCCAGGTGCTCGACCTGTTCGCCGATCTCCAGCAGGAGCTCGGCCTGACCTACCTGTTCATCTCCCACGACCTGTCGGTGGTCGAGCGCAGCTGCGACGAGGTCGCCGTGATGTACTTCGGCAAGATCGTCGAGCACCGACCGACCGCCGAACTGTTCACCGATCCGCAGCACGGTTACACCAAGGCACTGTTGTCGGCGGTGCCGATCTCCGACCCGGCACAGCGGGGGAACCGGCAGCGGATCAGCTATCGGCCGGAGGAGGAACCCGCCGCTGTCGGCTGA
- a CDS encoding ABC transporter substrate-binding protein: protein MITDHPISRRALLTTSGIAASALVVGCSDRREPLPGLDSTKKVLESPILTKKITAGDLPKLADRLPASPMVVQPIKKPGSFGGTLHRAQTEATDSGVIASFASSGLVEWSRDSSKAIPSLAETYQRSDDNTIFTFTLRQGLKWSDGKPFTADDVIFAIKDWLGNATLVPALPVWFADVDQQLPKVSKTDENTVRIEFREPFALFEKYLCHPSINIQIIKPKHYLEKYHPAYTDKAKVTAAAKKAGFDSWDQYFADRDNPWTNPDRPVMGAYQVAKAAGAQSGTASLERNPFYYKTDPDGRQLPYIDKIQVQVLDQAALDLRAANGDLEFQGNFLGYNSTQVYLRNAKAKGFTVQRWQAVGTLLSLCPNLSHNDRVWRSLFMTKDFRLALSHAINRKEINDTLLGGLGIIRQPMSTDGSPYGIAGGGRTAVDYDVEKAGQLLDGIGAKKRGSVRYYRGKPLEFTVIYTDNDQGIARADAFNLVKKDWAAVGVKMNVRPVDDTLYAQLRASNDFDFDGTTMIEDDWDLEPVWYVPTSSGSHSCPGYGLWYATGGKDGVTPPAEIKKLMDTWDELRTAQTDQIRIAAGKKITQQHNDNVYVIGLMKLPFQPVVVSNKIIGVRTDKPQLSFYYGREGITKPEQISLA from the coding sequence ATGATCACCGACCACCCCATCTCTCGACGGGCCCTGCTGACGACGAGCGGCATCGCCGCATCGGCGCTGGTCGTCGGCTGCAGCGATCGCCGCGAACCGTTGCCCGGTCTGGACAGCACCAAGAAGGTGCTCGAGTCGCCGATCCTGACCAAGAAGATCACCGCCGGTGATCTTCCGAAGCTGGCCGATCGACTACCGGCCTCGCCGATGGTCGTGCAGCCGATCAAGAAGCCGGGCAGCTTCGGTGGCACTCTGCATCGAGCACAGACCGAGGCCACCGACTCGGGCGTGATCGCCTCGTTCGCCTCCTCCGGACTGGTCGAGTGGTCACGGGACAGCAGCAAGGCGATCCCGAGCCTGGCCGAGACCTATCAGCGCAGTGATGACAACACGATCTTCACCTTCACGCTCCGGCAGGGGCTGAAGTGGTCGGACGGCAAACCGTTCACCGCCGATGACGTGATCTTCGCCATCAAGGACTGGCTCGGCAACGCGACCCTGGTGCCGGCACTGCCGGTCTGGTTCGCCGACGTTGATCAACAACTCCCGAAGGTCAGCAAGACCGACGAGAACACCGTACGGATCGAGTTTCGCGAGCCGTTCGCGCTGTTCGAGAAGTATCTGTGTCATCCGTCGATCAACATCCAGATCATCAAGCCCAAGCATTATCTGGAGAAGTACCATCCGGCCTACACCGACAAGGCGAAGGTCACCGCGGCCGCCAAGAAGGCCGGCTTCGACTCCTGGGACCAGTATTTCGCCGACCGGGACAACCCGTGGACCAATCCGGACCGGCCGGTGATGGGTGCCTATCAGGTCGCCAAGGCCGCGGGTGCGCAGAGCGGCACCGCCAGCCTGGAACGCAACCCGTTCTACTACAAGACCGACCCGGACGGCCGGCAGCTGCCCTACATCGACAAGATCCAGGTCCAGGTGCTCGACCAGGCTGCGCTCGACCTGCGGGCGGCCAACGGTGATCTCGAGTTCCAGGGCAACTTCCTGGGCTACAACTCCACCCAGGTGTATCTCCGCAACGCCAAGGCGAAGGGATTCACCGTCCAGCGTTGGCAGGCGGTCGGCACCCTGCTGTCGCTGTGCCCCAACCTGTCGCACAACGATCGGGTCTGGCGTTCGCTGTTCATGACCAAGGACTTCCGACTGGCGCTGTCGCATGCCATCAACCGCAAGGAGATCAACGACACCCTGCTCGGCGGGCTCGGCATCATCCGGCAACCGATGTCCACCGACGGCAGTCCGTACGGCATCGCCGGCGGCGGCCGGACCGCTGTCGACTACGACGTCGAGAAGGCGGGCCAGCTGCTGGACGGCATCGGAGCCAAGAAGCGTGGGTCGGTGCGCTACTACCGAGGCAAGCCGTTGGAGTTCACCGTCATCTACACCGACAACGATCAAGGGATCGCCCGCGCCGATGCGTTCAATCTGGTGAAGAAGGATTGGGCAGCGGTCGGGGTGAAGATGAACGTCCGACCGGTCGACGACACGCTGTATGCCCAGCTCCGAGCCAGTAACGACTTCGACTTCGACGGCACCACCATGATCGAGGACGACTGGGACCTCGAACCGGTCTGGTATGTGCCGACCTCCAGTGGCAGCCACTCCTGTCCCGGTTACGGACTCTGGTACGCGACCGGAGGCAAGGACGGCGTCACTCCGCCGGCGGAGATCAAGAAGCTGATGGACACCTGGGACGAGCTACGGACCGCGCAGACCGATCAGATCCGGATCGCCGCCGGCAAGAAGATCACGCAGCAGCACAACGACAACGTCTACGTGATCGGGTTGATGAAACTGCCGTTCCAACCGGTGGTCGTCAGCAACAAGATCATCGGCGTCCGCACCGACAAGCCGCAACTGTCCTTCTACTACGGGCGGGAAGGCATCACCAAGCCGGAGCAGATCTCTCTTGCTTAG
- a CDS encoding ABC transporter permease, producing MTATTVTDRPEIVTASQRQLIWRRFRRHRMAMIGLVVLIAMYVGALFAGFIAPSTPATTSSTHAYQPPQGIRLSAEHGFYVHPTVGRTDIDSMQRVFDVDRSRVIELGFFVDGPDYKIIGLIPSDTHLFGPKDPQARWYPLGADRTGADLFSKIVYGAQVSLSIGLVGVAVSLILGIVLGGISGYFGGVVDHVIQRVIEFVMSIPTLPLWLGLAAAIPPRWGPMQTYFMITLILSLVGWTGLARVIRGRFLQTRDEDYVLAARLDGVRTRRIILRQMLPAFTSHIIATVSLAVPGMILAETSLSFLGLGLRAPAVSWGVLLQDAQNVQTVATAPWLMLPGVAVIIAVVAFNFVGDGLRDSADPYGG from the coding sequence ATGACAGCAACCACCGTGACCGACCGGCCGGAGATCGTGACGGCCTCGCAGCGTCAGCTGATCTGGCGTCGGTTCCGCCGACACCGGATGGCGATGATCGGTCTGGTCGTCCTGATCGCGATGTATGTGGGGGCCCTGTTCGCCGGGTTCATCGCGCCGTCGACGCCGGCCACGACGAGCTCGACCCACGCCTATCAACCCCCGCAGGGCATCCGGCTCTCCGCCGAGCACGGCTTCTATGTCCATCCGACCGTCGGCCGGACCGACATCGACAGCATGCAACGGGTCTTCGACGTGGACCGGAGCCGGGTGATCGAGCTCGGCTTCTTCGTCGACGGACCGGACTACAAGATCATCGGATTGATCCCGTCCGACACGCACCTGTTCGGCCCGAAGGATCCACAGGCCCGCTGGTATCCGTTGGGAGCCGACCGCACCGGCGCCGATCTGTTCAGCAAGATCGTCTACGGCGCACAGGTGTCGCTCTCGATCGGACTGGTCGGCGTCGCGGTCTCACTGATCCTCGGGATCGTGCTGGGCGGCATCTCCGGTTACTTCGGCGGCGTCGTCGATCACGTCATCCAACGGGTGATCGAGTTCGTGATGTCGATCCCGACCCTGCCGCTGTGGCTCGGTCTTGCCGCGGCGATCCCGCCTCGGTGGGGTCCGATGCAGACCTACTTCATGATCACGCTGATCCTGTCATTGGTGGGCTGGACCGGTCTGGCCCGGGTGATCCGCGGTCGCTTCCTGCAGACCCGGGACGAGGACTACGTGTTGGCGGCCCGGCTGGACGGCGTCCGGACCCGGCGGATCATCCTGCGTCAGATGCTGCCGGCCTTCACCTCGCACATCATCGCCACCGTCAGTCTCGCGGTCCCCGGAATGATCCTGGCCGAGACCTCGCTGTCCTTCCTCGGACTGGGACTGCGTGCTCCGGCGGTCTCCTGGGGCGTGCTGCTGCAGGACGCACAGAATGTCCAGACCGTCGCTACCGCTCCCTGGCTGATGCTGCCTGGCGTCGCGGTGATCATTGCGGTGGTCGCGTTCAACTTCGTCGGCGACGGGCTCCGCGACTCCGCCGACCCGTACGGAGGGTGA